The genome window TTTTGAAAATGATAATCATAGCGCAAAAGATCAAAAAGGAAGCAGAAGCGCGATTTTTCCCAGACATATTTAATGTCTCCTGCCTCTTTTGAAAGCGTTGGAATTGCGCTCCAATGGGTATTTTTATTGTATTTAAATCCATTTTCAGGATTTGTATGCCAATCGGGAACTGTGTACCAACGGTTGTGGAAAAAAAGAAAGCGGTTTCGCCGGATATGCTCAACCCTTTCCTGCAAGATGGACGACGCTGTGTTTTTTATTAAATCTGTTCTGCCCGGATCTAGTGGAAACTGAATGTCTTGATCGAGCCAATCTTCCTTTGAAAAATGCGGTAAAGGCCTTTTATGAACCGGAAAGCGAAGCATTAGCAATCCTGTCCCGCGCTGGATTTCGTGCCAAATGCGGCAAAGGACATATCGAAAGCCCATATTTTTGAAAATCTGGATCATATGTTAATCCAGGTTTTCAGTTTCAGGCTTTCCAATGCCGCCAATGTGGCTTCCGTTGTATTTATGATATCTTCAAACGGAATCGGTGCTTTTCCTCCATTTCTGACAAAATCCAACAGCGCTTCGAATGCCTCTCTATGCCCCTTGTTCTGGCTGGTTTTCAACCTGGAAAAGTGTTTAAAACCGTAACCATGCAAGGTTTTGAAATTATCCAGGATTAAAGTGCGTCCGGATGCATGGACCTCAATGCGTTCTTTGGGATAATGGGAATGCCCGTTTGAAAAATAATTGACGACCCCTGTTGAGCCATTTTCGCATTTAAGCAAAATAGAAGCATTATCAGTCGTTGCAGCCGGGTTTGGCATCATCGCATTTGTGCAAACCGACTCAATTCTGCTTCCCGCCAGAAATGCAATCAAATCAATAAAATGGCAAGCTTCTCCCAGAATCCGGCCAC of Dyadobacter chenhuakuii contains these proteins:
- a CDS encoding Gfo/Idh/MocA family protein, which translates into the protein MKSLLGDAVMNIVINVNAGFVPQNAWIHDLKTGGGRILGEACHFIDLIAFLAGSRIESVCTNAMMPNPAATTDNASILLKCENGSTGVVNYFSNGHSHYPKERIEVHASGRTLILDNFKTLHGYGFKHFSRLKTSQNKGHREAFEALLDFVRNGGKAPIPFEDIINTTEATLAALESLKLKTWINI